Genomic segment of Prunus dulcis unplaced genomic scaffold, ALMONDv2, whole genome shotgun sequence:
CAATTGTGCTGTATTTGTATGTGTCTGGCATAGAGTTTTGTAACTGATAGAAATTACAAGGAAAAATGAATTGTTTCTAAATAGAAATCGCGAAATAACCACTCTTGACAGAAATTGAACTTGGAAATCTTTTGATGCGTCATTTAATAAGTTTCCTGCTTAAATTACATAGCTAAATCATGAGTTATTGTTCTAAATCCAAACGGAAGGCTAAGAATTTATAAATGATGGAATTCACAATGACAGAAATCAATGTTCCATAATTTGTTTACCTTTGCATCTTCATCTTTCGAAAACCCATAACCATTCTTCTGGATCTTCAGTTGTCCCAAGGTCACCCAATATAGGTATTATATTCATGATAGGACACGAAGGAAAATGGTATTATAATTTTTGGAAGGTTCAAAATTATAAGgtccaaaataaaaaccatttcaaatctttaacaaaacaaatgcccatattgaaaaattattaattggCTTTATAACAGGTGATGCAATGTAGGTTATGTTGGTGGTGGGATACGGTGCTATTCATCAATTTTGGGACATTTGGTTCACTAagtcattattattattatgttaaatttgttttacCAAATTAATTACTcataattaattcattttttaacataattaataaatattggaaatattttttattgttgaaaCATTGGAAACTTGATCATTGAAAATTGATGATGGTTTTTGCCACCTCATTTGGGACTAAAATTTGGTGTCCCCAACaatattcttttttagttGCATCCATTTAGTGTACATAAGTCAAATAATaagtggaaagaaaaaaaatgtcaaatcATAAGTGCAAAGAGAAACAACTTTAAGGCCCCATGGGTTTTCCCAAGAGatgagaaatggaaaattCTTTTCTCATATTTGGTAATGTTGGGAAAGCAACCGGAAAATACCACTTTATCtaatttcccatgtttggtttgtgtaggaatgtaaaacaaagttcatttaatttttcaattatacccatattaggccaaaataaaaaaaataaaaaattgcgTTTGAtgctatattgtaattctaaattgttaatgaaGACAAAATAGTCATTGAAAAGGCACGTTTAATGCTACCCTTAGTTTCCAAgtggaagaaaaatgaaactcAAGGGGGGAGAAGGGCTTCattttctccccttttttctATGTGTCAGCCAACTATTTCCCATGTCTAGACTTACCAAACAGAGGAAAACATTTGATTTCCCATTCCCAAGCCCCATatcccatgaaccaaacaccGCCTAAGAAATAAGTCTATTATGAATAATGCAGACCTTGATATTGCTAGATTAGGTATAATTTATAACTACAGTTGTCAGTTGAccggattttgatttgaatcCAATGAAATTAATAAGAGATGGATCTGGAAGTATAATTCGATAATCAGATTATGTTTCGAATCCATTTACCaattaaattaacaaaacaTATATGGATTTAGCCTACTTCATTCCGATAATAATTTAATCTGATTTGGTATAATATATATCTTGGAAACTTTGCATCTAATGTCTTGGAAATAAATTTAGTCACAACATATAACACAAAAACATTCATAATGGCGGATTAATTTTGCTTATTCTAGTTGAGctaaacatttttcattttaaccCAAATATCTTATAATATAGTATTTTTGGCcacaaatagaaaaagggAGAAACGTATGAGAGTTTACCCTTGACGACTATTTGTTGGACAAGCCAAGAGTGAACACTTTTGTAGGAGAATGTcttcctttcttcctcttctcacAAGCTCCTCAACCCAAGACTCCAAGAGTGAAGTCCTCTACTTCACCACACCAAAAAGGACTAGAGATGAAGAGAAATCAACCTAGATAACTTAGGTGCTAGTCGTTCTCTAGGTTTGACCAATTTTTGGCTAAGAAAGATGAGAGGGAGGATGTCTCTCCTACACATCAAAAACCCAAGAGTGGAATGCCAAAAACCCTAACTAGGTTTTGAGTCTTCTTTTGGCTTTGATAGGAAAAGCACGTAAAGGGAAGGGAGATAAATTCTCTCCCTATAGCCAGCCATGATTGAGGGAGTGGGCTTCACTTGGGTCCTTATATTTGTGTTGTCATACAACACTTATCCTTGGGCCCAATTCCTTATGTCAAAATTATTCCATAATCAActcttaattatgaattatgatttAACTCTTAAACCACTATTAAACCACTATTATGGTCTTACTAATTTGACTTTGTCAAATGCTCCGGTCAAACATGTTGACTTTGACTTGATCGTTGACTTTGACCCTTGACTTCAAACTTTGACTTTGGACTCCTAGTTTTTTTCTCTGTTCAGTTGTACCTCTAATTTCATTTCTCGGTGTGCGATTCGTAGGTTCCTTTTAGCAAGGTAGTGAGTTTACTCAACTTCTATGAGTTGATTTGTTAATTAAATCTCACTATTTAATTCTTCATATTAGTAAATGTCAATTATGTTTGATTCTTTTAGGTCTTCCACAAACCATGATTGACTAGCAACATGTCATAGTTATTCGAGCTAAATAAGGTGTAGGGAAGAACTTATTCAAATTGGAATGACAATGCAATTGAATCTTTCGCTTATACAATACtccttattcacattattagaTATTGGAATCTAATTTCAAATATCCTAATGTGAATTATTCCTTTATATGATTATCCTGGTAAGATTTTAAAacttcttctttcaaatcttatcCACTACTATGCGTAGAGATTTGATCAATCATATCCTTTGAATATTCTCTCTCCTTACTGAGAGTAGccttgttgtacattcatttGTCTTCATGACTTTATTAAGAGTCCTGATAGACACTTTTAGGTCATGTCTTCCACAACACAACTATATAGTACCCTCAAAGACATACAACATAGCCACAAGATATCTATGATGTCTCGGATCTAAGGATTAGTTTGCACCATTGCATTGCAATCTATGAGTTCTAGTTTGACATATGAGTAAAGACTTCTATTCTAGAACTCAGGTATTTGATTGCATTTAGTGTCCTTGTTCTCATGCAAGCACCTATACACATATTTAGGTGTCGCTACACTCAATGACTTGAGACCTCATCATTCTCTACATATAGAGAAGATACTATGTGTACTTGTCTAAGCGGAATATCAACACCCAATTGATACTTCTACGACCAGAAGCATATTTAGGATTAGGGACCATGATAACTCTTAATGTATGCAAATAGTTCTCATGTCCACTTATATATTCCTAGGACTATAGTTGTTTTACTATTATGATAATATACCAAATATCATGGTTGAAAACAATTGGTCTTATCCATAATAACTTAATAATTTATCACATAAGATATCCTTAACATTAATTATCGTTTAATTAGTTGGCTTTAGTAAAAGTCCACTCccaaaaaaccctaaaccctagccccctTTCTCCCAAATGACCCTAGCCTCCTTTCTCCTAAAAAACACTTTTAGAGCCTTTTCcactttgaggggggaggaagccattgttcttcccccctctcccctcttctctttctcctttcacctcttcccccattttcagagacaaagggttttccctatttgtcttagttttgttatgattttcatccaaccattataggcggctgcggctcagcgtcggatcttcacctgcatttcggcgtcggatctccaccaccatcttttttgcaatttctttatgtttggaataagttgcagagactctttgggttctctgtgtagttttcacctctccttttgtgagagtttttcatctctcctttgtgagagcttttcatctctcctttgtgagagttttatttgtattgttatggcttggttttttcaagctttatctcttttttattattctaagtttacaatcttagttgggatgcctatgccagagttgCTTCGATCCTAcctgatcgttagtggagacatGCCAtgttgtcttaattttgatattaaaccgctccgttattgtaatggcccttttgtggctagtttgtattggcctttTGTAGCTAAtagtttttttggttgaattatgaatgcaatcatagaatttctcaacaaaaaaaaaaaaagttggctTTAAGGACATACTGCTAACAtacatagatatatatatatatatatacatacactaacaatttattttataatataacaGAAGACCAAACGGTCAAATTGACATAACGTATAAATTGGTTGAATTTTAAAACAttagtgcataaattgacaaaattaaaattccatGGCTCACTTCAAGAATGACCCCAAACCTTGAAACTCTAAAATGTCATTAGCCTGTATTTATTATTGCCTTAATTGAAAGGATTGGGAAAACCCAATAAGAGGAAAATGGACAGCCCAAAACACTAAAGGAATGGCTTGGATAcctaagaaaaagaaaaaaaaagggctgcCGACACCACATCAGCTCCCTCCCTTTTTTTTGGACTGAACTCCCTCTCATTAGCTATTTTCTcccttcctctctctttcttttcattattttacttttctctctcctattATTTCCCTCTTCCCTttacttttctctctctttatgtCGGCGGAGAAAAACTTTTATGAAATGagaataacactattttgctatttttgacTAAGAACGTTATAACATGCGTGATAATAGTTCCACATACCATAATATTATAACATGTATATTAATAGTTCCAAGTAACATAACATTATTGACCGGGATACCAAAACTGTATTATTCCCATTTCAACTAAGGGGGTATATGTCTTTAAAGTGCATGACTTTCATTGAATTGACAGATTCTTAATGACTTTTACATAGTTTATAATGTTAAGTGACAAACTTTCATATACTTTTATCATAGAGTTTTAGAGACTTTTATCTAAAAAGGATACAATTGTGTAAATGCAAAGAAATATTTTTCCACACAtttgaaaatgacaaaaatgataaagaacaattgaaaatgtatCGTAAGGAAATAATTGTCATTCAGCTTAGCCATGATTcagtaaaaaaaagaaaagaaaaaagattagCCATGATTCATTTTAATGGCGGTGAAATAAACTATAATGAAAATTGCAAATtccttttgaaatttcatttttcatcaCCATTAATAACAGTTATCATTTTGCATGATATCTCTCCACATATCAAATGCTATACCAACTCTTTGTTTATTAACAAGAGTTTTAAAAACTTGTTCCACATGATCTCCTTCATTCCCTGGTAAtggtgaagatgatgaagattcATTTTTTGGTTCAATAGGAAATTCACAATATTTGAGCAAGAAACATATAAAATGTTTATgcaaacataataaattaatggcatatgagaaaaaaattaatataataaatattgtatGCAAATATAGCGGATGAGAAATCAACATATAAATGAAACATTGTAAGTAAAAATAGCTTTGTGATGAAATAATGGTGAGCTTCGGGATGCAAGCATGAggacaagaaaagaaatattgaTATGCTTTGTGACGCAAgcataaggaaaagaaaagcacttaagattttttttattaacttGAAAGAAGTGTATGAGAAGATAGGATACCAAGAAATGGAGCCTTAACCATGAAGAGAGTGTACTTCTCACTGTTTGATGCTTGATATAACGAAGAGAATATATTGGAGAAAGAATTGGAAACCTTTTTTTTAGTCTCTTTAGCTTCCCAACAATTCACTATAAAGTTATCTGTAAATTAGCAAGATTTTTAGTATTaagaattaataaaaaattatttatttaacaaagttttcaaaactcattaactttttggataccacaaaattaaaatttttttttttaaaaaaaaagttacaattGAATACTACTTAACTTTTAATATGCTGATTTTCTCACTCCTTTTTTGTCCACTAACACtccgttttatttttttaataccttTTACTATAACATATAAAGAAGTATGTAGACAAAAGAGCATTGAAAACATACAATgtccaacaaagaaaatataagtgGACGAAAAATAAGTGAAAAAATCAGCTCACAACTTTTAAAGACTATTTAAAAGTGACAGTTGAATTcctcttccctttttttttttttttttgaatacctttcctattgaaatgggcgatagcatattaaactcacacacacaatacGGATGCTAAGACTCAAACCCAGAACCTTACatgagggagtaaatactctaAACTACTACACTAATGGATCCTTTGCAATTCCTCCTCACTTTTAAACTCATTAAAAATTGGTGAATTCCTCCTTACTTTAAAAGTTAGAATTAGATACACCCAGTTTAAACGCTTTTGTTTCCATAACTTCTTTTACAAGCTACTTACTGTGTTTTAAGCGCAGCAATCCAAAAGCCACATCctgaactttttctttttcctttttgctaATACTTTCCTCTtcctcgctctctctctctctctctccctccttgtttcttccattttttttctccctctgATTCTCTGCGCGTGGGTTTttgcagaaaagaaaatcctcTTATTTcttcactcactctctctctctctctctctctctctctctctctctctcctcaccTGAAGATGTTTATTAAGAAATTAGGATCCCCACTAGGATTTCGACATCAAGGAGGCTTTGACTCATctagtgatgatgatgatggggaTGGAGATGatacaaaaacaagaacaaccaGAGTCAAATGCCCGTTTTGCTCCAAATGCTTCAAAGTCAATAATACTACTGAATGCCCAGAACCAAATGCTCGAgacttcacctctcaaaatgAGGACAAGGTTAAAGAATATGACCCATCCAGGATTAGAGCTCCTTGTGACAGTTCAACTATTTTAATGAATAACGGTGAAGATTCTACAACAGAAAAGAAGGGTTTTGTGCCAAATGTTCAAACTGCAGTTTCTACTGCatcaaactctgtttttcaTCCTCCACAAAAGAAAGGGGCATTCAGGATGAGCGCAATTGAGGTATCTTCTATGGTTCCCTGATAATCTTAAGCCTCTTGGGTTATTGTATTCCTTATCCTGTGCATATTCACGGCTTCAAATTGATGTATTTCAACCTTATGGGTATGGTTTCTAGGAGGAGCtggatgatgatgacgatTCTGAGGTGGACACTTTCTCGACCGACAAGAGCAGCGTTGCTACTACAACTGTTACACTGGAGAAGCCTCCAGCTTTCTCTGCTCTCTCTGATGAGTCTATGCTTGCTGAGAATGGCGCCAGCTCCACCGGCACTAGTGCATCGTCGTACAGCAAGATGGTATCTACCCAGCCATCCTTTACATTTGATAAAGTTGCGGCTTCGGGCAGTTTGGTTGCAAGTCAAGGGGGGAGCTTCTCACTGGGCACTGGTGGTGACAAGTCTAACCGAAGAATAGGGAAGTATAAACCCAAGCAGCCGCGGAATACTTCAATGAAGGATTCAGGTGCAGCTTCTCCTGTGTTTAACTATGTCTCTAAGAGTGTTGACGAAGTTGCACAGCCACAGTTTGCTTTCGCTTCGTCACCTGCAGTTGGTGAATCTGTTGACGTAAAATCTGGTGCCTTTTCAGTCCCCAAACCTGAAAGCTCAAGCAGGTCCGTATGATAATTTgcctattttctttttaatattctCCTATTGTTGAAAAGTATTGTTGAAGGCCCTTGTTTGCTGCATTTATCTTTTGCTTATTTTTTCTTGATAAAAAGAGATTGAAGTGTATAAACAAACCTAGGCTTCTTAAGGATTTTCCTTCAAAGGAATGGGCAAATTGATCGGAACTGTATGAATATCATTCAGTTGGTAGAGGATATGCATGTCCGAAGACCATGAAGGTAGTTTATGGCCTAATACCACGAAGGCAGGTTGCCTGTAAATGTCAGTTTCAAGTGCTCACTTAGTGTGGCAATGAAAAATTAAGCTATCGTCTGTTGGAACCTTCGTATAGTTCAGCGTGGGTTCTGGTGTGAGCAGTTTTTggatttatattttcaatctTCTTTCCTAGTGGTGAAGGCAGTTAGCGAAAATGATGCAATATTGATAGATAAAGCGTTTATTTATTAGCAAAGAATGAAAGACAATTGAAGACATTCGTACCGTGGTGAGTTAAAACAGAGGGAACAAAGTGCTTAGAATACCTTTAAAATTATGGTTTCCTTCTGCCTTAATGCTTGTGTACTTTTGTTCCCCACCAGAATTTCATTTGGTCAGGGTAGATCTAGTACTGGTAGCTATGTGgtgatttagggttttaaaAAGGGGGTTGAGGGGCTGCTCCTGTGATGGGTGGTGATTGATACAAGCTCTTAACTCTTTCTCTTTCGTTTCAAAATGTAATCAGTGGTATCATGTGGAAATCTCAATCATTTGTTCTGTAGTGGTGTTACTAATTTTTATGTTCACCCAAAAAGtactgttttatttatttatttatgaatgtTTTCATCTGCAGTGTATCTGCCGTTGTAGCTGCTGCAACAAATTCTGTACTCAAACCACTTGAATCAGATAAAGCTGATAATAAGAATAATGCTGGAGTCTCTTTTAGGATACCTGAAACTGCTGTGTTCTCTGTATCATCAGCACCATCAACCACAGGCATATTCTCCAATGGCACCCCTTCCAATAATTCAAGCCTAAATAATGGGTCAACCCCTCCATTTTCTCCCTCTGTTCCTTCAGCTTTTTTGACAAGTCCAAATTCATCGGGTAGCATGACCCTCACTGCCAACACAAACAGTGGTAACAACATCGCTAGCGCAACTGCGGTCACCACCGACAGTTGCAATGTTTCTAGCGCAGCTCCAGCACCTTCATTTTCACCTGTGCCTAATTTCAAAGTTGAATCCTCCACAGCTTCAACTGCAGTAACCACCAACAGTAGCAATGTTCCTAGATCAAATCCAGCACCTTCAATGCCAGCTGCgcctattttatttgaatcctgCACTGCTTCAATTGCAGTTACACCAGTCCCAGTAAATTCTTCCTTAGACTCTTTTGAAGGAAAGAACAAGGAAGACAAGGGCTTTGGTAATCTAAGCAGCACCTCTTTTGCTGCCACATCTGCTGCCATTCCAAGCACAGGGAGTGGTATGTTTGGATTGGTTAGTGGTGGTGCTGCTACGACTTCTGCTGCTAACCAGTCCCAGGGTACTCGTTTTGGTGCTGGCAGTGGATCTGTTCCTATTTCCCAGCGGACTGGAATTGCATCATCAGCTGCTTCACCATCATTCGAGTTGTCCGGAAGTACTGGACAGTTTGGCTCAACCTCTGCTCCTAATCTGTTTAGTTCAGGAGCAAGTACTGGACTTGGTTCTTCTGCTTCCTCATTGGAAGCCAACTCCAGTAGCAGTACTGCTCCTGGCATATTTGGTTCCAGTTGGGAATCCCCTAAGTCTCCTGCATTTGCTTCCACAACATCTTTGTCAGCTGGGGTTTCGTATGGAGCATCCTTGGCTACTTCTGCACCTACTCTATTTGGAGGGTCCTCGACTGCTGCTACTCCTAGTAACGCGCCTTTTGTCCTTGGAGGATCCTCAACTGCTGCTGCTACTACAAACAGGGCACCTATATCGTTTGGAGCTTCTGCAGTTTCTTCTACAAATGCCAATGGGGCATCTATGATGTTTGGATCATCCAATGGCGCATCCTCAACTTCGATGTTCCCATTCACTTCATCTGCAGCTAGTACTGCCCCATCACAGCCTGCATTTGGCACTGGTGGTGACAAGTCTAACCGAAGATTTGTGAAGGTTGAACACAACAGGCGGCGGAAGAAGTAAAAGCATCAGTGGTAAAATGTGGGTGGTGTGGTGGTTGTTCTCTGTTCTCTGTATGAGGGTGAATAACTTTAATATGCAAGACTAGATACAAGAGATTGCTGGTTCGATACTGATGAAGGTATAATTTTCCTTCTGTGGTTAGGAAGATCAGACTATTCTGTTTGCTCTACATATATATTGTTTCcctctttctttttacaatCGAGCCAAATTTTCGTGGTTGGAATGAGaggtttttcacaattttataCCAGTTTGTAGTCGGAACATTTATGCTTTTGTATTAGTACATGTAGTAGGTGAATGTTTTTGTATTAGTAAGTGTAGGTGGTATTAGGCTTTCTGGCTGGGCAATTGTGTTAGCAACTGTTTTCTGTGTACTCTGCTATTTGAAACATAAAAGGAAACAGCGGTGAATGTGTCCAAGCTTATCTGCTGGCCGCCTACTGATTTTTCCCAGGAGGCAGGGGATACATGATGCAGCAGTGGGCACCTTACTTGGGTCTTAATCAAATTAGCTTCTttccaaataaatatattgtgCATTTATTTTAGGTATCGTGTGTTTTGCTTGCATTGAATGATTTTGTTGTAAGAATGTGTCTTTTGCTTTGTGTTTACGTGTGTGAAAGGGCTACGCCTGATGCTAGCACATTCGCATTTCATGTTTATATTGGTGTCGACTGATATTGAAAAGAGTTAATGCTGGAGGGGAAGCAGATTTCAACATCGTTCATCCCAATTGTGCTGTATTTGTATGTGTCTGGCATAGAGTTTTGTAACTGATAGAAATTACAAGGAAAAATGAATTGTTTCTAAATAGAAATCGCGAAATAACCACTCTTGACAGAAATTGAACTTGGAAATCTTTTGATGCGTCATTTAATAAGTTTCCTGCTTAAATTACATAGCTAAATCATGAGTTATTGTTCTAAATCCAAACGGAAGGCTAAGAATTTATAAATGATGGAATTCACAATGACAGAAATCAATGTTCCATAATTTGTTTACCTTTGCATCTTCATCTTTCGAAAACCCATAACCATTCTTCTGGATCTTCAGTTGTCCCAAGGTCACCCAATATAGGTATTATATTCATGATAGGACACGAAGGAAAATGGTATTATAATTTTTGGAAGGTTCAAAATTATAAGgtccaaaataaaaaccatttcaaatctttaacaaaacaaatgcccatattgaaaaattattaattggCTTTATAACAGGTGATGCAATGTAGGTTATGTTGGTGGTGGGATACGGTGCTATTCATCAATTTTGGGACATTTGGTTCACTAagtcattattattattatgttaaatttgttttacCAAATTAATTACTcataattaattcattttttaacataattaataaatattggaaatattttttattgttgaaaCATTGGAAACTTGATCATTGAAAATTGATGATGGTTTTTGCCACCTCATTTGGGACTAAAATTTGGTGTCCCCAACaatattcttttttagttGCATCCATTTAGTGTACATAAGTCAAATAATaagtggaaagaaaaaaaatgtcaaatcATAAGTGCAAAGAGAAACAACTTTAAGGCCCCATGGGTTTTCCCAAGAGatgagaaatggaaaattCTTTTCTCATATTTGGTAATGTTGGGAAAGCAACCGGAAAATACCACTTTATCtaatttcccatgtttggtttgtgtaggaatgtaaaacaaagttcatttaatttttcaattatacccatattaggccaaaataaaaaaaataaaaaattgcgTTTGAtgctatattgtaattctaaattgttaatgaaGACAAAATAGTCATTGAAAAGGCACGTTTAATGCTACCCTTAGTTTCCAAgtggaagaaaaatgaaactcAAGGGGGGAGAAGGGCTTCattttctccccttttttctATGTGTCAGCCAACTATTTCCCATGTCTAGACTTACCAAACAGAGGAAAACATTTGATTTCCCATTCCCAAGCCCCATatcccatgaaccaaacaccGCCTAAGAAATAAGTCTATTATGAATAATGCAGACCTTGATATTGCTAGATTAGGTATAATTTATAACTACAGTTGTCAGTTGAccggattttgatttgaatcCAATGAAATTAATAAGAGATGGATCTGGAAGTATAATTCGATAATCAGATTATGTTTCGAATCCATTTACCaattaaattaacaaaacaTATATGGATTTAGCCTACTTCATTCCGATAATAATTTAATCTGATTTGGTATAATATATATCTTGGAAACTTTGCATCTAATGTCTTGGAAATAAATTTAGTCACAACATATAACACAAAAACATTCATAATGGCGGATTAATTTTGCTTATTCTAGTTGAGctaaacatttttcattttaaccCAAATATCTTATAATATAGTATTTTTGGCcacaaatagaaaaagggAGAAACGTATGAGAGTTTACCCTTGACGACTATTTGTTGGACAAGCCAAGAGTGAACACTTTTGTAGGAGAATGTcttcctttcttcctcttctcacAAGCTCCTCAACCCAAGACTCCAAGAGTGAAGTCCTCTACTTCACCACACCAAAAAGGACTAGAGATGAAGAGAAATCAACCTAGATAACTTAGGTGCTAGTCGTTCTCTAGGTTTGACCAATTTTTGGCTAAGAAAGATGAGAGGGAGGATGTCTCTCCTACACATCAAAAACCCAAGAGTGGAATGCCAAAAACCCTAACTAGGTTTTGAGTCTTCTTTTGGCTTTGATAGGAAAAGCACGTAAAGGGAAGGGAGATAAATTCTCTCCCTATAGCCAGCCATGATTGAGGGAGTGGGCTTCACTTGGGTCCTTATATTTGTGTTGTCATACAACACTTATCCTTGGGCCCAATTCCTTATGTCAAAATTATTCCATAATCAActcttaattatgaattatgatttAACTCTTAAACCACTATTAAACCACTATTATGGTCTTACTAATTTGACTTTGTCAAATGCTCCGGTCAAACATGTTGACTTTGACTTGATCGTTGACTTTGACCCTTGACTTCAAACTTTGACTTTGGACTCCTAGTTTTTTTCTCTGTTCAGTTGTACCTCTAATTTCATTTCTCGGTGTGCGATTCGTAGGTTCCTTTTAGCAAGGTAGTGAGTTTACTCAACTTCTATGAGTTGATTTGTTAATTAAATCTCACTATTTAATTCTTCATATTAGTAAATGTCAATTATGTTTGATTCTTTTAGGTCTTCCACAAACCATGATTGACTAGCAACATGTCATAGTTATTCGAGCTAAATAAGGTGTAGGGAAGAACTTATTCAAATTGGAATGACAATGCAATTGAATCTTTCGCTTATACA
This window contains:
- the LOC117612911 gene encoding nuclear pore complex protein DDB_G0274915-like, translated to MFIKKLGSPLGFRHQGGFDSSSDDDDGDGDDTKTRTTRVKCPFCSKCFKVNNTTECPEPNARDFTSQNEDKVKEYDPSRIRAPCDSSTILMNNGEDSTTEKKGFVPNVQTAVSTASNSVFHPPQKKGAFRMSAIEEELDDDDDSEVDTFSTDKSSVATTTVTLEKPPAFSALSDESMLAENGASSTGTSASSYSKMVSTQPSFTFDKVAASGSLVASQGGSFSLGTGGDKSNRRIGKYKPKQPRNTSMKDSGAASPVFNYVSKSVDEVAQPQFAFASSPAVGESVDVKSGAFSVPKPESSSSVSAVVAAATNSVLKPLESDKADNKNNAGVSFRIPETAVFSVSSAPSTTGIFSNGTPSNNSSLNNGSTPPFSPSVPSAFLTSPNSSGSMTLTANTNSGNNIASATAVTTDSCNVSSAAPAPSFSPVPNFKVESSTASTAVTTNSSNVPRSNPAPSMPAAPILFESCTASIAVTPVPVNSSLDSFEGKNKEDKGFGNLSSTSFAATSAAIPSTGSGMFGLVSGGAATTSAANQSQGTRFGAGSGSVPISQRTGIASSAASPSFELSGSTGQFGSTSAPNLFSSGASTGLGSSASSLEANSSSSTAPGIFGSSWESPKSPAFASTTSLSAGVSYGASLATSAPTLFGGSSTAATPSNAPFVLGGSSTAAATTNRAPISFGASAVSSTNANGASMMFGSSNGASSTSMFPFTSSAASTAPSQPAFGTGGDKSNRRFVKVEHNRRRKK